From a single Alkalihalophilus pseudofirmus genomic region:
- a CDS encoding dipeptide epimerase, with product MNIQQIDVTVKVVSLKEPFITALRTVTEVEVIEVKITLDSGITGVGSAVPTYAITGESKESIIAAIEHPITDALLHTPVYSFQEMIRLVQKSCIQNYSAKAAVDMALHDAYSKSLGIDLLEFFGGGSIPLQNDMTISLSSKEEMNQQMQRHTRAGFTQMKVKLGTSGKEDIARILYLAENANENIEFRIDANQAWSPKEAITLIHVLEANQVPVQFIEQPVAADDLEGLKYVREHVHLPIMADESCRTLKDAHHIIKMGAADMLNIKLMKCGGLNEARAIADLAQAVRMPCMVGSMMESHLSVAPIAALASAHPNITMVDLDAPLWLEDEEAKSNLFYEGGVVSWRKSTEARLSI from the coding sequence ATGAACATTCAACAAATAGATGTAACAGTGAAGGTTGTTTCTCTTAAGGAACCCTTCATAACGGCTCTTAGGACAGTGACTGAGGTAGAGGTGATTGAGGTAAAGATTACCCTGGATTCAGGGATTACAGGGGTGGGTTCGGCTGTTCCGACCTATGCCATTACCGGCGAATCAAAAGAGAGTATTATAGCTGCAATTGAACATCCAATTACAGATGCTCTTTTACACACACCTGTTTACTCATTTCAAGAAATGATAAGGCTCGTTCAAAAGAGCTGCATTCAAAATTATAGTGCAAAAGCAGCCGTTGACATGGCACTGCATGACGCTTATTCGAAAAGCTTAGGAATCGATCTGCTCGAATTCTTTGGCGGAGGCTCCATTCCTTTGCAAAATGATATGACAATTAGTCTTAGCTCAAAAGAAGAAATGAATCAGCAAATGCAGCGTCATACTAGAGCTGGTTTTACTCAGATGAAAGTAAAGCTTGGAACATCAGGAAAAGAGGACATTGCGCGGATTTTGTATTTAGCAGAGAACGCAAATGAGAACATTGAGTTTCGAATTGATGCAAATCAAGCTTGGTCACCAAAAGAAGCGATCACACTCATTCACGTTCTTGAAGCAAATCAAGTTCCCGTTCAATTTATAGAACAGCCTGTAGCAGCAGATGATTTAGAAGGGTTAAAGTACGTGAGGGAGCACGTACATCTGCCTATTATGGCAGATGAAAGCTGTAGAACTCTAAAGGATGCTCATCACATTATTAAGATGGGTGCTGCTGATATGTTGAATATAAAGTTGATGAAATGTGGGGGGCTGAATGAAGCAAGAGCCATTGCAGACCTCGCGCAAGCAGTAAGAATGCCTTGTATGGTCGGCAGCATGATGGAATCACATCTATCTGTTGCACCGATCGCCGCTTTGGCCAGCGCACATCCGAATATTACCATGGTGGACTTAGATGCACCACTTTGGTTAGAAGATGAGGAAGCAAAAAGCAATCTCTTCTATGAAGGCGGGGTTGTTTCTTGGCGCAAGTCAACAGAGGCAAGGCTTTCAATATAA
- a CDS encoding NlpC/P60 family protein codes for MKKWLLMLLMVSMAGMILTPAGLAKEVGKGDIAFVDVSVLTVWAEPNLDRPIDAPAVSNPVDHWKWTTDMTYEEKLWLVGKLETQALYGMKVNVLEEAGDWVKISVEGQPTPREESGYPGWVPKVQLTNNERLEDLSNRPFATVTVPTASLYEDRALSKEFMEVSFNTRLPVMAEQGDKVLVATPADGNKWFDLADIEIYESEQDIPKPTADDLLATGELFLDLPYLWAGVSGFGFDCSGFTHTIYKAHGITIPRDSSIQAQHGTFVEREDLQKGDLVFFARNNGTGAVHHVGMYIGEGKMIHSPNTASTVEIVVIDESSYASSYHSGRRYLDN; via the coding sequence ATGAAAAAATGGTTGCTTATGCTGTTGATGGTAAGTATGGCTGGAATGATCCTAACACCGGCCGGCCTAGCAAAAGAGGTAGGAAAAGGAGATATTGCCTTTGTTGATGTATCTGTGTTGACGGTGTGGGCTGAGCCGAATTTGGACCGGCCGATTGATGCACCTGCTGTATCGAATCCAGTTGATCACTGGAAGTGGACTACTGACATGACCTATGAGGAAAAGCTATGGCTAGTCGGAAAGCTAGAAACACAAGCTCTATACGGAATGAAAGTTAATGTGTTAGAAGAAGCGGGTGACTGGGTTAAGATTTCAGTAGAAGGCCAGCCTACGCCTCGTGAAGAATCAGGTTATCCAGGCTGGGTTCCTAAAGTTCAGTTAACAAATAATGAACGACTAGAAGACTTATCTAACCGTCCGTTTGCGACAGTCACTGTGCCGACTGCTTCTTTATACGAAGATCGTGCTTTATCAAAAGAATTTATGGAAGTGAGTTTCAATACAAGATTGCCGGTTATGGCCGAGCAGGGAGATAAAGTGCTTGTTGCGACACCAGCTGATGGAAACAAGTGGTTCGACCTAGCAGATATTGAAATATATGAATCAGAGCAAGATATACCAAAACCAACAGCTGATGATTTACTAGCTACTGGTGAATTGTTTTTAGATTTACCATACTTATGGGCTGGTGTATCAGGCTTTGGATTTGATTGTTCAGGATTTACACACACGATTTATAAGGCTCATGGAATAACGATCCCTCGTGATTCAAGCATACAAGCTCAGCATGGTACATTTGTTGAAAGAGAAGATTTGCAAAAAGGAGACCTTGTATTCTTTGCCCGTAACAATGGCACAGGAGCCGTTCACCATGTCGGAATGTATATTGGTGAAGGGAAAATGATTCACTCACCCAATACAGCCAGCACCGTAGAAATTGTGGTGATTGATGAATCGAGTTATGCATCAAGCTATCACAGCGGACGTCGTTATTTAGACAATTAA
- a CDS encoding globin-coupled sensor protein, protein MSLFSLIKFFKESQNDWMEQVGQLQVKVDVADSTIHDKMRMVQLTEQDLQVIKSIQPLVISHVNELVRGFYDTILLVQVLREKIEQHSSVDRLERTLEKHLIDLFEGNINEQFVENRVKVAKVHYKIGVETSWYMSAFQNLQQAMFLVICREFDQGSNKIDEIKQVTTAVNKLFSLEQQIVLEAYENETVAKMKEQFEVGKTEIRTKIMEISEGLVALAEETQASVEILSSHFNEVSGNSLASNEQSIIAEKKANDGQGQLSDMLHKIHSIEEYTNNMQKAINHLGQATSEITHVITIVKDIAEQTNLLALNSAIEAARAGEHGRGFAVVSQEVKKLAEQTKNSISQIDKLIANSDHYKQEVAQSLSQVIQAVKMGLEASGQTDVVFGQMVESIQQSSHTVMKVKNQMDELTRVVKEIEKASMNVALSAEQLNEAVATA, encoded by the coding sequence ATGAGCCTGTTTTCGTTAATCAAATTTTTCAAAGAAAGTCAAAACGATTGGATGGAGCAAGTAGGTCAGCTGCAAGTGAAGGTAGATGTGGCTGATTCGACGATTCATGACAAAATGAGAATGGTTCAATTGACAGAGCAAGATCTGCAAGTCATTAAAAGCATACAACCTTTAGTCATATCACATGTTAATGAGCTGGTTCGTGGTTTCTATGATACGATCCTTCTAGTGCAGGTATTAAGAGAAAAAATTGAGCAGCATAGTTCGGTAGATCGACTTGAAAGAACGTTAGAGAAGCATCTAATTGACTTATTTGAAGGGAATATTAATGAACAGTTTGTGGAGAATAGAGTGAAAGTCGCAAAGGTTCATTACAAGATTGGTGTAGAGACTTCTTGGTATATGAGTGCCTTTCAAAACCTTCAACAAGCTATGTTTCTTGTTATTTGCCGGGAGTTTGATCAAGGGTCTAATAAAATTGATGAAATTAAGCAAGTCACAACTGCAGTTAATAAATTATTTAGTTTAGAACAGCAAATTGTACTCGAAGCTTATGAAAATGAAACCGTTGCCAAAATGAAAGAACAATTTGAAGTTGGGAAAACAGAAATCCGTACTAAAATTATGGAGATTAGTGAAGGATTAGTAGCTTTGGCCGAAGAAACTCAAGCTTCAGTAGAGATTTTAAGTTCTCACTTCAATGAAGTAAGCGGAAATTCATTAGCAAGTAATGAGCAATCAATTATTGCTGAGAAAAAGGCAAATGACGGTCAAGGCCAATTAAGTGACATGCTTCATAAAATCCATTCAATTGAAGAGTATACCAATAATATGCAAAAAGCTATTAATCATCTTGGACAAGCAACAAGTGAAATTACTCATGTAATTACGATTGTAAAAGATATTGCTGAACAAACAAATTTACTTGCGTTAAATTCAGCAATTGAAGCTGCCAGAGCAGGAGAGCATGGCCGTGGGTTTGCGGTGGTATCACAAGAAGTGAAAAAGCTTGCAGAACAAACGAAGAATTCAATCAGTCAAATTGATAAATTAATCGCTAATTCAGATCACTACAAACAAGAAGTGGCACAATCATTAAGCCAGGTTATTCAAGCTGTGAAGATGGGGCTTGAGGCATCGGGACAAACCGATGTGGTGTTTGGTCAAATGGTGGAATCGATTCAACAAAGCAGCCATACCGTTATGAAAGTAAAAAACCAAATGGACGAGCTTACTCGTGTCGTAAAAGAGATAGAGAAAGCTAGTATGAACGTAGCATTATCAGCCGAGCAATTAAATGAAGCGGTTGCGACTGCTTGA
- a CDS encoding ATP-dependent Clp protease ATP-binding subunit, translating to MKCQNCEQRQATVNVSMQFNQEKKQFKLCQTCYQEMRAANGIPSGFGHGFSHMPFDDLFKQLTNNHMNAAAHDPKPYPSHAESMNGGHKGGGGFLDQYGKNVTQAAKAGLIDPVIGRDTEIERVIEILNRRNKNNPVLIGEPGVGKTAIVEGLALKIVEGNVPSKLLNKEVILLDVASLVANTGIRGQFEERMNQLIAELKERKNVMLFIDEIHLLVGAGSAEGSMDAGNILKPALARGELQVVGATTLKEYREIEKDAALERRFQPVMVNEPSIEDAINILKGIQSKYEDYHQVSYTEDAIKACVNLSHRYIQDRFLPDKAIDLLDEAGSKLNLQAGAASHDEIESRLAEIHKEKDKALKEENYEAAAKLRDEEAKLEDKLNKLEAKLNKSEDKKASVDTAQIEAIIEKKTGIPVGKLQANDQEKMKNLADQLRGKVIGQEKAVEKVAKAVRRSRAGLKAKHRPIGSFLFVGPTGVGKTELTKSLAEQLFGTKEAMVRLDMSEYMEKHSVSKLIGSPPGYVGHDEAGQLTEKVRRNPYSIILLDEIEKAHPDVQHMFLQILEDGRLTDSQGRTVSFKDTVIIMTSNAGVGVKKKAVGFGASEAVAETSVLDALSAYFKPEFLNRFDAIIEFNQLSKANLVQIVDLLLLDLEHTLSEQNITMSVTAPAKEKIAELGYHPAFGARPLRRVIQEQLEDQITDLLLDEEEVKAIAVDVWEDKIVVAKA from the coding sequence ATGAAATGTCAAAACTGCGAACAACGACAAGCAACAGTGAATGTTAGTATGCAATTCAATCAGGAGAAAAAACAATTTAAGTTATGCCAGACATGCTATCAAGAAATGCGTGCTGCAAATGGAATTCCATCAGGTTTTGGGCATGGATTTTCTCATATGCCGTTCGATGACCTATTTAAGCAATTAACAAACAACCATATGAATGCAGCCGCTCATGATCCGAAACCATATCCATCTCATGCCGAATCTATGAATGGTGGGCACAAAGGAGGAGGCGGTTTCCTCGATCAATATGGGAAAAACGTGACGCAGGCTGCCAAGGCTGGATTAATTGATCCCGTGATTGGGCGTGATACAGAGATCGAGCGTGTGATTGAGATTTTAAACCGACGCAATAAAAACAACCCCGTGCTTATTGGGGAGCCTGGCGTTGGTAAAACAGCTATTGTAGAAGGTTTAGCATTAAAAATTGTTGAAGGTAATGTTCCTTCAAAACTTTTAAATAAGGAAGTCATCCTATTAGATGTAGCATCACTTGTTGCCAATACAGGAATCCGCGGCCAATTTGAAGAGCGGATGAATCAGCTTATCGCTGAGCTTAAAGAACGTAAAAATGTGATGCTGTTTATCGATGAAATTCATTTATTAGTAGGTGCTGGTTCTGCAGAGGGTTCTATGGATGCAGGCAATATTTTAAAGCCAGCCCTAGCGCGTGGCGAGCTCCAAGTTGTTGGTGCAACAACGCTAAAAGAATACCGTGAAATCGAAAAAGATGCGGCCCTTGAACGTCGATTCCAGCCTGTGATGGTCAATGAGCCGTCCATAGAAGATGCCATCAACATTTTAAAAGGTATTCAAAGTAAGTATGAAGATTACCATCAAGTAAGCTACACAGAAGATGCGATCAAAGCTTGTGTGAACTTATCACACCGCTATATTCAAGACCGCTTTTTACCTGACAAAGCGATTGACTTATTAGATGAAGCTGGCTCGAAGTTAAACTTGCAAGCAGGTGCAGCAAGCCACGACGAGATTGAATCACGCCTTGCAGAAATTCATAAGGAAAAAGACAAGGCATTAAAAGAAGAAAACTATGAAGCAGCTGCAAAATTACGTGATGAAGAAGCAAAACTAGAAGATAAACTAAATAAATTAGAAGCTAAACTAAATAAATCAGAAGATAAAAAAGCGAGTGTAGACACAGCTCAAATTGAAGCCATTATTGAGAAGAAAACAGGGATTCCAGTCGGTAAACTGCAAGCAAACGATCAAGAAAAAATGAAAAACCTAGCGGATCAACTTCGCGGCAAGGTCATTGGACAAGAAAAAGCGGTTGAAAAAGTAGCCAAAGCCGTTCGCCGTTCACGTGCCGGCCTAAAAGCAAAACACCGTCCGATCGGGTCCTTCTTATTTGTAGGACCAACTGGTGTGGGTAAAACAGAATTAACTAAGTCATTAGCAGAACAATTATTTGGTACAAAAGAGGCAATGGTTCGTCTTGATATGAGTGAGTATATGGAAAAACACTCTGTCTCTAAATTAATTGGATCGCCGCCTGGATATGTAGGCCATGATGAGGCGGGTCAGTTAACAGAGAAAGTGCGCCGCAATCCGTACTCTATTATTCTGCTTGATGAAATTGAGAAAGCTCACCCTGATGTTCAGCATATGTTCCTGCAAATTTTAGAGGACGGGCGCTTAACTGACAGCCAAGGAAGAACAGTGAGCTTTAAGGATACAGTCATCATTATGACAAGCAACGCTGGTGTCGGAGTGAAAAAGAAGGCAGTTGGATTTGGCGCAAGCGAGGCTGTTGCCGAGACTTCCGTGCTTGATGCTTTATCAGCTTACTTCAAGCCAGAATTCTTGAACCGCTTTGATGCGATCATCGAATTTAACCAACTAAGCAAAGCAAATCTTGTACAAATTGTTGACCTATTGCTCCTTGACCTTGAACACACATTATCTGAGCAAAACATTACAATGTCAGTGACTGCACCTGCTAAAGAAAAAATAGCAGAACTTGGCTACCATCCAGCATTTGGTGCACGTCCGCTTCGCCGTGTGATTCAAGAGCAATTAGAAGATCAAATCACGGATCTATTATTAGATGAAGAGGAAGTTAAAGCAATAGCTGTAGATGTGTGGGAAGATAAGATTGTCGTAGCAAAGGCTTAA
- a CDS encoding DUF2332 domain-containing protein — MDINQLSKRFILFANDECADSSKLYETLSKETAKDEELLIICSHAKEGQPIPNLFFGAVHYLLLKGVRHELSDYYLSLVEEPKKSTHAFVHFKSFCEEYKEEIIHLLQTKLVQTNEVRRCAYLYPSFSCIYEKTNKPLALIEIGTSAGLQLLCDQYQYSYDGLHRYGNLNSPLSLSSEIIGENVPSFKKEAYPVHSRCGIDLHINDLRDQEDICWLKALIWPEHMERRNEFEAAASILKESVDELNLVEGDGIELLPQIVEGLPQNVTVCVFHTHVANQMPLETKKQLLQTIDELGRDRNIFHLYNNISDRFLHLDSYIDGRKTEETLAETAGHGEWFSWNVQETTHV; from the coding sequence ATGGACATTAATCAGCTTTCAAAACGCTTTATTCTTTTTGCCAATGATGAGTGTGCAGACTCTAGCAAGTTATATGAGACATTATCCAAAGAAACAGCGAAAGACGAAGAGCTTCTCATCATTTGTTCGCATGCGAAAGAGGGTCAGCCCATCCCTAATTTATTTTTTGGGGCGGTTCACTATCTTCTATTAAAAGGAGTAAGGCATGAGCTTTCGGATTATTATCTTAGTTTAGTTGAAGAACCGAAAAAATCTACCCATGCATTTGTTCACTTTAAGTCATTCTGCGAGGAGTATAAAGAAGAGATTATTCACCTTTTACAAACGAAACTCGTACAAACGAATGAAGTGCGGCGCTGTGCATATCTATATCCGAGTTTTTCTTGTATATATGAGAAAACAAACAAACCTTTGGCTTTAATTGAGATCGGTACGAGTGCCGGTCTGCAATTGCTATGTGATCAATATCAGTATTCATATGATGGGTTACATCGATATGGGAACCTTAACTCACCTTTATCTCTAAGCTCTGAAATAATAGGAGAGAATGTTCCATCGTTTAAAAAGGAAGCTTATCCTGTGCATTCTCGCTGCGGGATTGATTTGCATATTAATGATTTAAGAGACCAAGAAGACATATGCTGGCTTAAGGCATTGATTTGGCCAGAACATATGGAGAGAAGAAATGAATTTGAAGCAGCAGCCTCTATCTTAAAAGAAAGTGTAGATGAGTTGAATTTGGTAGAAGGGGACGGAATTGAATTACTGCCTCAAATAGTAGAAGGGCTGCCTCAAAATGTAACCGTTTGCGTGTTTCATACGCATGTTGCCAATCAAATGCCGTTGGAGACAAAAAAGCAGCTGCTTCAAACAATAGATGAGCTAGGAAGAGACCGAAATATCTTTCATTTGTATAATAATATTTCAGATCGATTCTTACATTTAGATTCTTATATTGATGGAAGGAAAACAGAAGAAACTCTAGCAGAAACTGCTGGACACGGCGAGTGGTTTAGTTGGAATGTTCAAGAAACAACACATGTTTGA
- a CDS encoding DUF3870 domain-containing protein produces the protein MFDQDSIYIVGEAKSPSNNPITEQYKVFFIGFVVDRLSGKIIDAEATSILSITSSFIRHLFVGKNIRETDQIVKAIEEKYYGSSQKAVIVAFRHASQKFNQLHNV, from the coding sequence ATGTTCGATCAAGATTCTATCTATATTGTTGGTGAAGCAAAATCACCATCTAATAATCCGATAACCGAACAATACAAAGTATTCTTCATTGGTTTTGTGGTTGACCGGCTATCTGGAAAAATCATTGATGCTGAAGCAACGTCTATATTATCGATTACAAGCTCATTTATAAGGCACTTATTTGTCGGAAAAAATATCCGAGAGACAGATCAGATAGTGAAGGCCATTGAGGAGAAGTATTACGGCTCTTCTCAAAAAGCTGTCATTGTTGCCTTTCGTCATGCAAGTCAAAAGTTTAATCAACTACATAACGTGTAA
- a CDS encoding NlpC/P60 family protein — protein MKEKCIYITIFLMLVVFFSSSTLAQTTGEPAADLALEMVGPNNQGFITSEFVQYIYAEARGIDLPRLAREQRQVGEEVARESLQAGDILFFQGSSLMSGIYVGDGRFVVVTSGGITEINLDASTYWSGIYVGANRYLEGAVPVEDPAASLALEMIGPNEQGFLTSEFVQHVYAQSKGIDLPRLARDQLLIGAEVEKDKLEAGDVVFFQGSSLMSGIYIQNGQFVIVTSSGITQANLYSSSYWSGIYVGANRYTEGSSIEDFSANLALEMVGENHQGFITSEFVQYIYKETKGLELPRAASDQWLLGEEVALEDLLPGDVVFFQGAFLMSGIYIDNGRFVIITSEGITERNMNTSEYWSNAFVGAKHYTDENLTPPPTSNEIVEKARSLIGAPYNRRGDNPVDGFNTGSFAYYVYREVTGSWLSKLSYAQFEAGLEVERDELQEGDLVFFQNNDEWLTGIYSGDDRFIIAASEGVQERHLDFHTYYSDRYVGAVRYTDAILNKSNPNTYLNHKNPVIQETMKYMGTPYLMTGSTLEAFDCSFLIQTSFREGKGIYLPRISYRQWEVGETILPEGTNIEEITLDDHIKPGDALYFSGTWQEGISHVAIYLGDNYMIHATGEEGMTTISYMNSYWREHFTGVKRFDDLSVQLDHPAVYEAYQVLGSPYQLGGADPEQGFDTGGLTQYIYKQAYQYDLPRYGSQQWQVGMEIHPDNAEPGDLLFFEGTTLIPAIYLGNNQMVVATQANGVMIVDLTVSSYWPPRLYGARTYEIEDVTLEAVAVLTENYVGEVFHGSSVEFVQNMYLEAANKQLSGNIHTLRSGGDSIHIEELERGDVMFFSEETESNTPSFIGIYLGDGFFATLRDQVVEKYEMNDDIYWINRLLEARRY, from the coding sequence TTGAAAGAAAAATGTATTTATATCACTATCTTTTTAATGTTAGTGGTCTTTTTTTCATCCAGCACTCTAGCACAAACAACTGGAGAGCCTGCAGCTGATCTTGCCTTAGAAATGGTTGGTCCGAATAATCAAGGATTTATTACCTCTGAATTTGTTCAATACATATATGCAGAGGCAAGAGGAATAGATTTACCTCGGTTAGCAAGGGAGCAGCGCCAAGTAGGAGAGGAAGTTGCCCGTGAAAGCCTGCAAGCAGGAGACATTCTTTTCTTTCAAGGAAGCTCATTAATGTCAGGAATTTATGTAGGGGACGGCCGCTTTGTAGTGGTAACAAGTGGAGGAATCACAGAGATAAATCTTGATGCCAGTACTTATTGGTCAGGAATTTATGTCGGAGCTAACCGCTATTTAGAGGGTGCTGTTCCCGTGGAGGACCCTGCAGCTAGTCTTGCCTTAGAAATGATTGGACCAAATGAACAAGGGTTTTTAACTTCCGAATTTGTTCAACATGTATATGCACAGAGTAAAGGCATAGATTTGCCACGTCTTGCAAGAGACCAACTCTTAATAGGGGCTGAAGTGGAAAAAGATAAACTAGAAGCAGGTGATGTTGTCTTTTTTCAAGGAAGTTCATTAATGTCAGGGATCTATATCCAAAATGGTCAATTTGTTATTGTTACTAGTTCTGGAATTACGCAGGCTAATTTATATTCTAGTAGTTATTGGTCAGGAATTTATGTTGGAGCCAATCGCTATACCGAGGGAAGCAGTATCGAAGATTTTTCAGCAAACTTAGCACTAGAAATGGTGGGTGAAAACCATCAAGGTTTCATTACCTCCGAATTCGTTCAATACATCTATAAAGAAACTAAAGGGTTAGAACTTCCTCGGGCAGCTAGTGATCAGTGGCTGCTAGGAGAGGAAGTAGCTTTAGAAGACTTGCTGCCGGGGGATGTTGTCTTTTTCCAAGGTGCATTTTTAATGTCAGGAATCTATATAGATAATGGTCGTTTTGTCATTATAACTAGTGAGGGAATAACAGAACGGAATATGAACACGAGCGAGTACTGGTCCAATGCGTTCGTTGGAGCTAAGCACTATACGGATGAAAATCTTACTCCGCCTCCTACGTCAAATGAAATTGTCGAAAAAGCCCGTTCATTAATCGGGGCTCCTTATAACAGAAGAGGGGATAATCCTGTAGATGGTTTTAATACAGGTTCTTTTGCTTATTATGTGTACCGGGAAGTAACCGGAAGCTGGCTCTCAAAACTATCTTACGCGCAATTTGAAGCTGGTCTTGAAGTTGAACGCGATGAGCTTCAAGAAGGGGATCTTGTGTTCTTTCAGAATAATGACGAGTGGCTGACCGGAATTTATTCAGGAGATGACCGGTTTATCATAGCTGCATCAGAAGGAGTGCAGGAACGTCATTTAGACTTCCATACCTATTATTCAGATCGATATGTTGGAGCAGTAAGATATACAGACGCGATTCTCAATAAATCTAACCCAAATACGTATCTAAATCATAAAAATCCAGTCATCCAAGAGACAATGAAATATATGGGAACACCTTATCTTATGACTGGAAGTACACTCGAAGCCTTTGATTGTTCTTTCTTGATTCAAACGTCCTTTAGAGAAGGAAAAGGGATATACCTTCCAAGAATTAGTTATAGACAATGGGAAGTAGGAGAAACCATTCTGCCGGAAGGCACCAATATAGAAGAGATCACACTTGATGATCATATCAAACCTGGGGATGCTCTTTATTTTTCAGGCACATGGCAAGAAGGTATTTCACATGTCGCCATTTATTTAGGAGATAACTATATGATTCATGCAACTGGTGAAGAAGGAATGACAACAATCTCTTATATGAATTCATATTGGCGTGAACATTTCACAGGGGTTAAACGCTTTGATGATCTTTCAGTCCAACTAGATCATCCAGCGGTTTACGAGGCTTATCAAGTACTAGGAAGCCCTTATCAATTAGGTGGAGCTGATCCTGAGCAGGGATTTGATACAGGAGGGCTTACACAATATATTTACAAGCAGGCATATCAATATGATCTTCCACGCTACGGCAGCCAGCAATGGCAAGTTGGAATGGAGATACATCCTGATAATGCTGAACCTGGAGATTTGTTATTCTTTGAAGGGACGACATTGATTCCTGCAATTTATTTAGGGAATAACCAAATGGTTGTGGCTACTCAAGCAAACGGGGTGATGATTGTTGACCTCACTGTAAGCTCCTATTGGCCGCCACGACTTTATGGAGCCAGAACGTATGAAATAGAAGATGTTACTCTTGAAGCCGTTGCTGTCCTAACAGAGAATTATGTGGGAGAAGTGTTTCATGGCTCTTCTGTTGAATTTGTACAAAACATGTACCTAGAAGCTGCCAATAAACAGTTATCAGGAAATATTCATACGCTTCGTTCAGGCGGGGACTCCATTCATATTGAAGAATTAGAGCGAGGCGATGTGATGTTCTTCAGTGAAGAAACCGAAAGTAATACCCCAAGTTTTATTGGCATTTATTTAGGGGATGGTTTTTTTGCAACGTTAAGAGATCAAGTGGTAGAAAAGTATGAGATGAATGATGATATTTACTGGATTAATCGATTATTGGAAGCAAGGAGATATTAA
- a CDS encoding nicotinate phosphoribosyltransferase, whose amino-acid sequence MKKEIEMKMAGELSRLTNHTFKFDERIKEGWYSAVYFLKTKEIAKRYKPDKIVTMQFFQKEEAVLCGIDEAIALLHTFSEDPEELEIHALHDGDKINPFETVLTIRGSYHKFGFLEGIIDGILARRTSVATNVYRVVSAAKHKRVIFMGDRDDHFSNQAGDGYAAFIGGMSAQATHAMNEWWGEKGLGTMPHALIQLFNGDVVEASIAYHETYPEDELIALVDYNNDVITDSLKVAREFGATLKGVRVDTSRTMIDQYFIRNQHILGSFDPRGVNIPLVKALREALNEEGYHHVQIVVSGGFSAERIREFEKNDAPVDVYGVGGSLLKLSVGFTGDDVLLDNQPEAKAGRKFNPNPRMEKVEMPHS is encoded by the coding sequence ATGAAAAAAGAAATTGAAATGAAGATGGCTGGCGAGCTTTCACGGTTAACAAATCATACATTTAAATTTGACGAGAGAATTAAAGAGGGCTGGTACTCTGCGGTATACTTCCTTAAAACAAAAGAAATCGCGAAAAGATATAAGCCTGATAAAATAGTCACGATGCAGTTTTTTCAAAAAGAAGAGGCTGTTTTATGCGGAATTGATGAAGCGATTGCTCTTTTGCACACGTTCTCAGAAGATCCTGAAGAACTTGAAATCCATGCCTTGCATGATGGTGATAAAATCAACCCTTTTGAAACAGTTCTCACGATTAGAGGGTCCTATCATAAATTCGGCTTTTTAGAAGGAATTATTGATGGTATTTTAGCGAGACGGACAAGTGTTGCAACGAATGTATACAGGGTTGTTTCAGCCGCTAAGCATAAGCGGGTTATCTTTATGGGTGATCGTGATGACCATTTCAGCAATCAAGCAGGAGACGGCTATGCCGCGTTTATCGGAGGGATGTCTGCACAAGCTACTCATGCCATGAATGAATGGTGGGGAGAAAAGGGTCTTGGTACAATGCCCCATGCTCTTATTCAGCTGTTTAATGGGGATGTAGTAGAAGCATCAATTGCCTATCATGAAACCTATCCTGAAGATGAATTAATTGCGTTGGTTGATTACAATAATGATGTAATTACGGACTCTTTAAAAGTAGCTAGGGAATTTGGTGCTACACTAAAAGGGGTTAGAGTTGATACATCAAGAACGATGATTGATCAATACTTTATTCGTAATCAACATATTTTAGGAAGCTTCGACCCTCGTGGTGTGAATATTCCGCTTGTAAAAGCATTAAGGGAAGCCTTAAATGAGGAAGGCTATCATCATGTACAAATTGTCGTGAGCGGGGGATTCTCAGCTGAGAGAATTCGTGAATTTGAGAAGAATGATGCTCCTGTTGACGTCTATGGTGTCGGAGGCAGTTTACTAAAGCTGTCAGTTGGTTTTACCGGGGATGATGTCTTGCTTGATAATCAGCCTGAAGCAAAAGCGGGCAGAAAGTTTAATCCTAACCCGCGAATGGAAAAAGTTGAAATGCCGCACTCCTAA